The Verrucomicrobium spinosum DSM 4136 = JCM 18804 genome includes a region encoding these proteins:
- a CDS encoding methionine synthase, giving the protein MTSQPLRTSVIGSYPFPGWLEFASSNLNQFGSEDIKEMQDDAARVAIGDQMDAGLDVITDGEQTRFDFNLSFYGFIEGIALEAASPRRFGPPAHDQRGKHAIVGELAAPRGLGAVEEFERLRRLAPAGPRLKVSVPGPYTLAGRLALSDRYADRYAVTEALLPLVRKEIEDLIQAGAEEICVDEPSMSCYGYREDPRRFVDIFNRTVEPALGRARICTHLCFGNFKGHPVGWRKYAPLFPAFLDLHADEVHVEMANREYAELEVIGPMSQRYDVAVGIVDVKSYHVETVAQIAEVVRACLKFAPAERLVFAPDCGLSQTARWAAKKKLVNMVRGVRSVRESLGMV; this is encoded by the coding sequence ATGACCTCGCAACCCCTCCGCACCTCCGTCATTGGCTCCTATCCCTTCCCGGGCTGGCTTGAGTTTGCCTCCTCGAACCTGAACCAGTTCGGTTCTGAGGACATCAAGGAGATGCAGGATGATGCGGCGCGGGTGGCGATCGGAGACCAGATGGACGCCGGACTGGATGTGATCACAGACGGAGAGCAGACCCGCTTTGACTTCAACCTTTCATTCTACGGATTCATCGAAGGCATTGCTCTGGAGGCTGCCAGTCCGCGACGTTTCGGCCCGCCAGCGCATGACCAGCGGGGCAAGCATGCCATCGTGGGTGAACTTGCCGCTCCCCGGGGCTTGGGGGCGGTGGAGGAGTTTGAGCGCTTGCGGCGGCTCGCTCCGGCGGGTCCTCGTCTGAAGGTGTCGGTGCCGGGGCCATACACTCTGGCGGGACGTCTGGCGCTCAGTGATCGCTATGCCGATCGCTATGCTGTGACGGAGGCGCTTCTGCCCCTGGTGAGAAAGGAGATTGAAGACCTCATTCAGGCGGGCGCAGAAGAGATCTGCGTGGATGAGCCAAGCATGAGCTGCTATGGGTACAGGGAGGATCCCCGCCGTTTTGTTGACATCTTTAACCGCACGGTGGAACCCGCCCTGGGACGGGCGCGGATCTGCACACACCTGTGCTTTGGCAACTTTAAGGGGCATCCGGTGGGCTGGCGGAAGTATGCTCCGCTTTTCCCGGCGTTCCTTGACCTGCATGCGGACGAGGTGCACGTGGAAATGGCGAATCGCGAATACGCCGAACTCGAGGTCATCGGTCCCATGTCCCAGCGGTACGATGTGGCCGTGGGCATTGTGGACGTGAAGAGCTACCACGTGGAAACGGTGGCGCAGATCGCCGAAGTCGTGCGCGCCTGTCTGAAGTTTGCGCCGGCTGAACGTCTGGTGTTTGCCCCGGATTGCGGGCTGAGCCAGACTGCACGTTGGGCGGCGAAAAAGAAGCTGGTGAACATGGTCCGGGGCGTTCGCAGCGTTCGGGAGTCGCTGGGCATGGTGTAG
- a CDS encoding sugar isomerase domain-containing protein: MQSRSLTDPSTLSPSQRYLTACEGLLAQVSAQEDVIQKVADLFAATILQGQMVHVFASGHSRMMVEEMWPRYGSFPGFNPIVELSLTFHNLVVGANGQRQAMFLENVSGFASRILRNFDLKDGDSALVISSSGCNVVPVEMAEEFQRRGVKVVALISAAHSEASTSRHSQGMKLQDFADFVLDTGAPVGDAMVKIEGLDTPVAPGSSVGGCLVVNAIKAEVADRLTRAGHPPKVLTATAVCGAEKGAELFEAAYDEHARRLARYYEKLGVKD; encoded by the coding sequence ATGCAGTCCCGTTCCCTGACCGATCCCTCGACCCTGTCCCCATCCCAGCGCTACCTCACCGCGTGCGAGGGGTTGCTGGCTCAAGTGTCTGCTCAGGAAGATGTCATTCAGAAGGTGGCGGACCTGTTTGCCGCCACGATCCTCCAGGGGCAGATGGTGCATGTGTTTGCCAGCGGGCACAGCCGCATGATGGTGGAGGAGATGTGGCCGCGGTACGGGTCGTTCCCGGGCTTCAATCCCATTGTGGAGCTCTCCCTGACCTTCCACAATCTGGTGGTGGGGGCCAATGGACAGCGGCAGGCCATGTTTTTGGAAAACGTGAGCGGCTTTGCCAGTCGGATCCTGCGCAATTTCGATCTCAAAGACGGCGACAGTGCCCTGGTGATCTCTTCCAGCGGTTGCAACGTGGTGCCCGTGGAGATGGCGGAGGAGTTCCAGCGACGTGGGGTGAAGGTGGTGGCGCTGATCAGTGCGGCCCATAGCGAAGCCAGTACGAGCCGTCATTCTCAAGGGATGAAGCTGCAGGACTTCGCCGACTTCGTCCTGGATACCGGTGCTCCAGTGGGCGATGCGATGGTCAAGATCGAGGGGTTGGACACGCCTGTGGCACCGGGTTCCTCCGTGGGTGGCTGTCTGGTGGTGAACGCCATCAAGGCGGAGGTTGCGGATCGCCTGACGCGGGCCGGACATCCCCCGAAAGTGCTGACGGCGACGGCGGTCTGCGGGGCCGAGAAGGGGGCTGAGCTCTTCGAGGCGGCCTACGACGAACACGCCCGCAGGCTGGCCCGGTACTATGAAAAACTGGGTGTCAAAGACTGA
- a CDS encoding c-type cytochrome domain-containing protein gives MPIPRTLFPALLAASAAAPAATYAVDFEKEIKPILKKHCYECHSEEAKKEKAGFVFDNLKRFAKDIGTNLVIEPGKPSASHFYEVIADPGVDNAMPPDGPMPQKDIDKIREWIAAGAAFDPNAPKVAFKKELPPILKWTNAEGRSIKAGFERLEGENVVLKMPDGKYVQYPLSKLSPESQQLARECAAP, from the coding sequence ATGCCCATCCCCCGCACTCTCTTTCCTGCCCTGCTGGCCGCATCTGCGGCGGCCCCCGCTGCAACGTATGCTGTTGATTTTGAGAAGGAAATTAAGCCTATTCTCAAGAAGCATTGTTACGAATGCCATAGTGAAGAGGCCAAAAAGGAGAAGGCAGGATTTGTTTTCGACAACCTCAAGCGCTTCGCGAAGGACATCGGAACCAACTTGGTAATCGAGCCGGGAAAACCCTCCGCCAGCCACTTCTACGAGGTCATCGCCGACCCTGGCGTGGACAATGCCATGCCGCCCGATGGCCCGATGCCGCAGAAGGATATCGACAAAATCCGGGAGTGGATCGCCGCTGGTGCCGCCTTTGATCCCAATGCGCCCAAGGTGGCGTTCAAGAAGGAGTTACCTCCCATTTTGAAGTGGACCAATGCCGAGGGGCGGTCCATCAAGGCGGGCTTTGAGCGCCTGGAAGGCGAGAACGTGGTGCTCAAGATGCCGGACGGCAAGTATGTGCAGTATCCCTTGTCAAAGCTCTCGCCTGAGAGCCAGCAACTCGCCCGCGAGTGTGCGGCCCCGTGA
- a CDS encoding VC0807 family protein, whose product MSSPVPKNPPNPLFEIALTIVLPSLVLDKLSKPEMLGPFGALVVSLLFPLGFGVWCWYKKTGWNVFSILGLATILLSGGLGLLKLPAVWVAVKETAMPLIIAVAFPLSHRFGKPLIQAMLMQPHIMNVNTLQAKAASSPWIKEQLDQCTFKASLGMGGGMVLSSIANFFLALYLLNGKEPGSEAFVKALGTLNWAGTVVIGLPLLVIMMVVFMWLLNRIQRITGLERDDLLNPGKTVRRQVTSQ is encoded by the coding sequence GTGAGTTCCCCCGTCCCGAAAAATCCGCCGAACCCGCTCTTTGAGATCGCTCTCACGATCGTGCTGCCATCCTTGGTGCTCGACAAGCTGAGCAAGCCTGAGATGCTGGGCCCCTTTGGCGCGCTGGTGGTGAGCCTGCTTTTCCCTCTCGGTTTCGGCGTGTGGTGCTGGTACAAGAAGACCGGTTGGAACGTCTTTTCCATACTCGGCCTCGCCACCATCCTCCTGAGCGGCGGCCTGGGCCTCTTGAAGCTACCTGCGGTGTGGGTGGCCGTGAAGGAGACCGCCATGCCTCTCATCATCGCCGTCGCCTTCCCCCTGAGCCACCGCTTCGGCAAGCCGCTCATTCAGGCCATGCTCATGCAGCCGCACATCATGAATGTGAACACCCTTCAGGCGAAGGCGGCATCCTCCCCATGGATCAAGGAACAACTGGACCAGTGCACCTTCAAGGCCTCCCTCGGCATGGGTGGCGGCATGGTGCTGAGTAGCATCGCGAATTTTTTCCTCGCACTCTACCTGTTGAACGGCAAGGAACCCGGCAGCGAAGCTTTTGTCAAAGCCCTGGGCACCCTGAACTGGGCCGGCACCGTCGTGATTGGCCTGCCCCTTCTGGTCATCATGATGGTGGTGTTCATGTGGCTGCTGAACCGCATTCAACGCATCACCGGCCTGGAAAGAGATGATCTCCTGAACCCCGGCAAAACCGTCCGCCGCCAGGTCACATCTCAGTAG
- a CDS encoding transposase, with protein sequence MEAPTSSSSADKKRLPKLHPNSYQQFSATHWTLCIKDRRKGWLNSDWHAHFREVLLHAIVRHNAACAIYCLMPDHAHLLLVGTSFESDQRLLIRYLKRHSSNHPLWTKLKIEWQRDSYDHVLRNAERGPQEFENTARYIADNPVRAGIIEAAESYPFTGVMLPGYATLKWHDERYWSVFWQHIYMRYDSALSQQIKSPPQA encoded by the coding sequence GTGGAAGCTCCAACCTCATCGTCTTCAGCCGACAAGAAGCGCCTCCCCAAGCTCCACCCCAACTCGTATCAACAGTTCTCCGCGACTCATTGGACACTCTGCATCAAGGACCGTCGCAAAGGCTGGCTCAATTCCGACTGGCACGCGCACTTCAGAGAAGTTCTCCTTCACGCCATTGTCCGCCACAATGCTGCCTGTGCCATCTACTGCCTCATGCCGGATCACGCGCATCTGCTCCTCGTCGGCACCAGCTTCGAATCGGACCAAAGGTTGCTCATCCGATATCTCAAGCGGCATAGCAGCAACCATCCGCTGTGGACCAAGCTGAAAATCGAGTGGCAGCGAGACTCCTACGATCACGTCCTGCGCAATGCCGAGCGCGGGCCGCAAGAGTTTGAGAACACCGCTCGGTACATTGCCGACAATCCGGTACGAGCAGGCATCATTGAAGCGGCTGAAAGCTACCCATTCACCGGCGTGATGCTGCCAGGATATGCCACGTTGAAATGGCACGACGAGCGCTACTGGTCCGTGTTCTGGCAACACATCTACATGCGCTACGACAGCGCCCTGTCTCAGCAGATCAAAAGCCCGCCGCAGGCGTAG
- the tpiA gene encoding triose-phosphate isomerase, with protein MPPVFRKPIVAANWKMNNPPSETEKFLRAFLRLMPEKSPVQVVVVPSFVSLSLAQTLIQGGRTEVVELGAQNMSQYPSGAYTGETSALMLKECGVRHVILGHSERRALFGETNQIVNAKVIAALEARLHPILCVGETLEERDGGRIEQVLESQTRESLANVGSRRLQDVVIAYEPVWAIGTGRTASPEQAQEAHAFIRKVLGEMFDADTAQKIRIQYGGSVKPSNMDEIIAMPDVDGALVGGASLESGSFYEIVKAVITYLNDNKPVYQAP; from the coding sequence ATGCCTCCTGTATTCCGTAAACCCATTGTTGCTGCCAACTGGAAGATGAACAACCCTCCGTCCGAGACGGAGAAGTTCCTGCGTGCCTTCCTCCGTCTCATGCCGGAGAAGAGCCCCGTCCAGGTGGTGGTAGTGCCTTCCTTTGTCTCTCTCTCCCTCGCCCAGACCCTGATCCAGGGCGGTCGTACGGAAGTGGTGGAGCTCGGTGCTCAGAACATGAGCCAGTATCCCAGCGGTGCTTACACGGGTGAGACCAGCGCGCTCATGCTGAAGGAGTGTGGCGTGCGCCACGTCATCCTCGGCCACAGCGAGCGTCGGGCCCTCTTTGGTGAGACGAACCAGATCGTCAATGCCAAAGTGATCGCCGCGCTCGAAGCCCGTCTGCACCCGATCCTCTGCGTGGGTGAGACCCTCGAAGAGCGCGACGGCGGCCGCATTGAACAAGTGCTGGAGTCCCAGACGCGTGAAAGCCTCGCCAATGTCGGCTCCCGCCGTCTGCAGGACGTGGTGATCGCTTATGAGCCCGTCTGGGCCATCGGCACCGGACGTACTGCATCCCCGGAACAGGCCCAGGAGGCCCATGCGTTCATCCGCAAGGTGCTGGGTGAGATGTTCGACGCCGACACGGCTCAGAAGATCCGCATCCAGTACGGCGGCAGCGTGAAGCCCTCCAACATGGACGAGATCATCGCCATGCCGGATGTGGACGGTGCCCTGGTGGGCGGTGCCAGCCTGGAGAGCGGAAGCTTCTATGAGATCGTCAAGGCGGTGATTACCTACTTGAACGACAACAAGCCGGTCTATCAGGCTCCTTGA
- a CDS encoding phosphoglycerate kinase, with protein sequence MAKKSIRDIDVTGKRCLVRVDFNVPLDDKGDSMVITDDTRIKETLPTLKYLLEQGAKVILCSHLGRPKGQRDPKQSLKPVAARLGELLGLSVGFAEDSIGEEAQTKAQALGNGDVLLLENVRFYAGEEKNDPELAKQFAALAEIYVNDAFGSAHRAHSSTAGVAAYLPAVSGLLMEKELAYMHDELQAPERPFVVILGGAKVSDKIKVIDRLLDKADTILIGGGMAYTFKLALGESIGKSLCEPDQVDTAKAALAKAEEKGVKFLLPVDNYIVEELNFKDKTVGPGRYTTPGEGIPDGWEGVDIGPESVKLFSAEVASAKTVVWNGPMGVFEIKDCAKGTFAIAETIAENTSCKSIIGGGDSVKAVKKAGVADKVTFISTGGGASLELLEGKELPGVAALLEK encoded by the coding sequence ATGGCCAAGAAGAGCATTCGTGACATAGATGTGACCGGCAAACGCTGCCTGGTTCGTGTGGATTTTAACGTCCCCCTCGACGACAAGGGCGACAGCATGGTCATCACGGATGACACGCGCATCAAAGAGACGCTGCCGACGCTGAAGTACCTCCTGGAGCAGGGGGCCAAGGTCATTCTGTGCAGCCATTTGGGCCGTCCCAAAGGCCAGCGTGATCCCAAGCAGAGCCTCAAGCCCGTGGCCGCCCGTCTGGGTGAACTCCTCGGTCTGTCGGTGGGTTTTGCGGAAGACAGCATCGGCGAAGAAGCCCAGACCAAGGCCCAGGCACTAGGCAATGGTGATGTGCTTCTGCTGGAAAACGTGCGCTTCTACGCGGGTGAAGAGAAGAACGATCCTGAGCTGGCCAAGCAGTTCGCCGCCTTGGCGGAAATCTACGTGAATGACGCCTTCGGCTCCGCCCACCGCGCTCACAGCTCCACAGCAGGTGTCGCTGCCTATCTTCCGGCCGTTTCCGGTCTCCTCATGGAGAAGGAGCTCGCCTACATGCACGACGAGTTGCAGGCCCCTGAGCGTCCGTTTGTGGTAATTCTCGGCGGCGCCAAGGTGAGCGACAAGATCAAGGTCATTGATCGCCTCCTCGACAAGGCCGACACCATCCTCATCGGTGGGGGCATGGCTTACACCTTCAAGCTTGCTCTGGGCGAGAGCATCGGCAAGAGCCTCTGCGAGCCAGATCAGGTGGACACGGCGAAAGCCGCCCTGGCCAAGGCCGAGGAAAAGGGTGTGAAGTTCCTCCTTCCCGTGGACAACTACATCGTGGAAGAGTTGAACTTCAAAGACAAGACCGTGGGTCCTGGCCGCTACACCACCCCGGGCGAAGGCATCCCGGACGGTTGGGAAGGCGTGGACATCGGTCCTGAGTCCGTGAAGCTTTTCAGCGCTGAAGTCGCCAGCGCGAAGACGGTCGTCTGGAATGGCCCCATGGGGGTGTTCGAGATCAAAGACTGCGCCAAAGGCACCTTTGCCATCGCGGAGACCATTGCTGAGAACACGAGCTGCAAGTCCATCATCGGCGGCGGCGACAGTGTGAAGGCAGTGAAGAAGGCCGGCGTGGCCGACAAAGTCACTTTTATCTCCACCGGCGGTGGAGCCAGCCTGGAACTGCTCGAAGGCAAGGAACTCCCCGGCGTTGCCGCCTTGCTCGAGAAGTAG
- a CDS encoding YopT-type cysteine protease domain-containing protein, with the protein MPEVVSAQSKSLSEVISQMDMHGVGENAELRGKADKEGEIELYAKKGFKNPFGKQSVRQAKQNTAREMVGKAVDNEFDNIKPGGRFLASVVKKNMRSICEGTGVVTRGDLDKVMTEVNRVRDSYRAYTGGKSRHENNASYLEGKEQYATVLQGVEGFEEGMDLFKGVEIYAKLINGPKPLSESTLKQMGAVEKWIAETSSDLSDVASLARANLAVDAAVDCGAKSIKVLPQDLPLRQIGSKSDQGGRCFPMVALAVLGESTGPRGMDQVVRRFEQETQKAREAGQRGSTPYSECLATVHGNGTLGASRTVIKDHAGKAIETPGHRKTIQHLATHPDLAAGKPVFYGVEVHGHIMMVGATKHNGEDSFMFYDPNFGVARFETPEQLSTFLDKYFGELGYGEEYSMENLRVDGFKFNHVTEYDVDKVKLAKVDELPDTDPKHVTIESLTKPL; encoded by the coding sequence ATGCCCGAAGTCGTTTCCGCCCAATCAAAGTCTCTTTCAGAAGTCATCTCACAGATGGACATGCACGGAGTGGGAGAGAATGCCGAACTCCGTGGCAAGGCAGACAAGGAAGGGGAAATCGAGCTGTATGCCAAGAAGGGCTTCAAGAATCCCTTCGGCAAGCAGTCGGTGCGACAGGCCAAGCAGAACACGGCCCGCGAGATGGTCGGCAAGGCGGTGGACAACGAGTTCGACAACATCAAGCCCGGCGGCAGGTTCCTCGCATCTGTGGTGAAGAAGAACATGCGCTCCATCTGTGAGGGCACGGGGGTGGTGACCCGGGGCGACCTGGACAAGGTGATGACCGAGGTGAATCGTGTGCGTGACAGCTACCGTGCGTACACCGGAGGCAAAAGCCGGCATGAGAACAATGCCAGCTATCTGGAAGGGAAGGAGCAATATGCCACCGTGCTGCAAGGAGTGGAAGGGTTCGAGGAAGGTATGGATCTTTTCAAAGGCGTGGAGATCTATGCCAAGCTGATCAATGGTCCGAAGCCTCTCTCTGAATCAACCCTGAAGCAGATGGGGGCGGTGGAGAAATGGATTGCGGAAACCTCCTCCGACCTGAGTGATGTGGCCTCCCTGGCAAGGGCCAACCTGGCGGTGGATGCCGCGGTGGATTGCGGAGCGAAAAGCATCAAGGTGCTGCCCCAGGACCTTCCTCTGCGGCAGATCGGGAGCAAGAGCGACCAGGGTGGCCGCTGCTTCCCCATGGTGGCGCTTGCAGTGCTGGGAGAGTCAACCGGTCCGCGTGGCATGGATCAGGTGGTGCGGCGGTTCGAACAGGAGACGCAAAAGGCCCGCGAGGCTGGGCAGCGGGGATCAACGCCTTATTCCGAGTGCCTGGCCACCGTGCATGGCAATGGGACGCTGGGTGCGTCCCGCACGGTGATCAAAGATCACGCTGGCAAAGCCATCGAGACCCCGGGACATCGCAAGACCATCCAGCATCTGGCCACGCATCCTGATTTGGCGGCAGGCAAGCCCGTATTCTACGGGGTGGAAGTCCACGGCCACATCATGATGGTCGGGGCGACCAAGCACAATGGGGAGGACAGCTTCATGTTCTACGATCCGAACTTTGGGGTGGCCCGATTCGAGACACCGGAGCAACTTTCCACCTTCCTTGACAAGTACTTTGGAGAGCTGGGTTATGGCGAGGAGTACTCCATGGAGAACCTGCGTGTGGACGGCTTCAAGTTCAACCACGTGACCGAGTATGACGTGGACAAAGTGAAACTGGCCAAGGTGGATGAATTGCCCGATACGGATCCCAAGCATGTGACCATTGAGTCATTGACCAAGCCATTGTGA
- a CDS encoding GntR family transcriptional regulator: protein MNLPSALSPVPRLSLAHTVRTQLSEAILSGELAPGQHVPEPELASRLGVSRAPVREALLELERHGLVTFDARGRTHIVQLTLEDMEEIYSLRLALEPLAAGLTTERGTAEVFASLEANIAATERASSLAEVTRLDAAFHDLIMQASGHRRAARFWEGLRYQVEAWLGLMQRRHQAVFHSTQAETVKAHKRLLKVLRSGDAAAAEEEMKKHIVSWRRWLALEADAAARTDRKPTL, encoded by the coding sequence ATGAACCTGCCGTCTGCCCTTTCTCCCGTGCCCCGGCTCAGCCTGGCTCACACCGTACGCACCCAGCTCAGTGAGGCCATTCTCTCTGGGGAGCTTGCGCCCGGCCAGCATGTGCCGGAGCCGGAGCTTGCCTCCCGCTTGGGCGTCAGCAGGGCACCCGTCCGGGAGGCGCTCCTGGAACTGGAACGCCATGGACTGGTCACCTTCGACGCCCGCGGGCGGACCCACATCGTTCAGCTCACGCTGGAAGATATGGAGGAGATCTACTCCCTGCGTCTGGCTCTGGAGCCCCTGGCTGCCGGGCTCACGACGGAGCGAGGTACGGCAGAGGTCTTCGCCTCACTGGAGGCCAATATCGCTGCCACAGAGCGGGCCTCCTCCCTGGCAGAGGTCACCCGGTTGGACGCCGCCTTTCATGACCTCATCATGCAGGCCAGCGGTCACCGCCGTGCCGCACGCTTCTGGGAAGGGCTTCGCTATCAAGTGGAGGCCTGGCTCGGCCTCATGCAACGCCGCCATCAGGCCGTGTTTCACTCCACCCAGGCGGAAACCGTGAAGGCACACAAGCGCCTGCTCAAGGTCCTGCGCTCGGGAGATGCCGCCGCGGCGGAGGAGGAGATGAAGAAACACATCGTGAGCTGGCGTCGGTGGCTGGCTCTGGAAGCAGACGCCGCGGCCCGTACTGACCGCAAACCCACGCTGTAG
- a CDS encoding DUF1501 domain-containing protein, producing MEFPRTPTLSRRQMLGRFASGFGMLGLADLMAADTPSAPSPAPLLQAHHAARAKRIIFLFMSGGPSHVDLFDPKPALAARNGQPLPFAKPKLERTKTGNLLGSPWQFKSHGQSGTEISELMPHLATCADDLCVVRSMVADNINHNGACLQMNTGEQAFSRPSMGSWLLYGLGSENASLPGYVVISPAQPAQGAPLWSSSFLPASLQGTLVQDLTHPVANLGNAKMSSAAQRAQLDFLMAQNRLHEAQRAADSRLEARIASFELAFRMQTEAPEAFGVEQESEATQKLYGLDDPVTATFGKQCLMARRLAERGVRMVQVYHTATSKRSSCQLWDQHSKLREELPNNCAATDKPIAGLLKDLKSRGLLDDTLVLWGGEFGRTPTAEGGDGREHHPFGFTMWMAGGGVKAGHVHGATDEFGWHAVEDRVHVHDLHATILHLMGLDHTRLRYRYAGRDYRLTDVHGNLVKGILA from the coding sequence ATGGAGTTTCCTCGCACCCCCACTCTCTCCCGGCGTCAGATGCTGGGCCGGTTCGCCAGCGGCTTCGGCATGCTGGGCCTGGCAGACCTCATGGCCGCCGACACCCCCTCCGCACCTTCGCCCGCCCCCCTGCTCCAGGCGCATCACGCCGCCCGGGCCAAGCGCATCATCTTTCTCTTCATGTCGGGAGGTCCCTCCCACGTGGATCTCTTTGATCCCAAACCGGCCCTCGCCGCTCGCAATGGCCAGCCGCTCCCCTTTGCCAAGCCCAAGCTGGAGCGAACCAAGACCGGCAACCTGCTTGGCTCCCCGTGGCAGTTCAAAAGTCACGGCCAGAGCGGCACCGAGATCAGCGAACTCATGCCTCATCTGGCCACTTGCGCCGATGACTTGTGCGTGGTGCGCTCCATGGTGGCTGACAACATCAACCACAACGGTGCCTGCCTGCAGATGAATACCGGGGAGCAGGCCTTCTCCCGCCCCAGCATGGGCTCCTGGCTCCTCTACGGCCTGGGCTCCGAGAACGCCAGCCTCCCCGGCTACGTCGTCATCAGCCCTGCCCAACCGGCCCAGGGTGCCCCGCTCTGGTCCAGCAGCTTCCTCCCCGCATCCCTCCAGGGCACCTTGGTTCAAGACCTCACCCACCCCGTGGCCAACCTGGGAAATGCGAAGATGTCCTCCGCCGCCCAGCGTGCCCAGTTGGATTTCCTCATGGCGCAGAACCGCCTGCATGAAGCCCAACGCGCCGCCGATTCCCGGCTGGAGGCCCGCATCGCCTCCTTTGAGCTGGCGTTTCGCATGCAGACGGAGGCACCGGAGGCCTTTGGTGTGGAGCAAGAGTCTGAAGCCACCCAAAAACTCTACGGTCTGGATGACCCCGTCACCGCCACCTTCGGCAAGCAGTGCCTCATGGCGCGACGTCTCGCAGAGCGCGGCGTGCGCATGGTGCAGGTTTACCACACCGCCACCTCCAAGCGATCCAGTTGCCAGCTCTGGGACCAGCACTCGAAACTGCGGGAGGAACTGCCCAACAACTGTGCCGCCACAGACAAACCCATCGCCGGTCTGTTGAAGGACCTGAAAAGCCGCGGCCTGCTGGATGACACCCTCGTCCTCTGGGGCGGTGAGTTCGGTCGCACTCCCACAGCCGAGGGCGGCGATGGCCGAGAGCATCACCCCTTTGGCTTCACCATGTGGATGGCGGGCGGCGGGGTCAAGGCGGGGCACGTCCACGGTGCCACCGATGAATTTGGCTGGCATGCCGTGGAAGACCGCGTGCATGTGCATGATCTGCACGCCACCATCCTCCACCTCATGGGGCTGGATCACACCCGCCTGCGCTACCGCTACGCAGGGCGGGACTACCGCCTCACCGACGTCCATGGCAATCTCGTCAAGGGCATCCTCGCATGA